Proteins encoded by one window of Drosophila melanogaster chromosome X:
- the Gs2 gene encoding glutamine synthetase 2, isoform D encodes MHSAMSARILEDSPNARINKTILDRYLSLPLQENIVQATYVWIDGTGEDLRCKDRTLDFIPQSPKELPVWNYDGSSCYQAEGSNSDTYLYPVAIYKDPFRRGNNILVMCDTYKFDGTPTDTNKRKTCLEVANKCAAEEPWFGIEQEYTFLDFDGHPLGWPKNGFPGPQGPYYCGVGANKVYARDIVDAHYRACLYAGIKVSGTNAEVMPAQWEFQVGPCEGISIGDDLWMARFLLHRISEEFGIVSTLDPKPMPGDWNGAGAHTNVSTKAMREDGGIRDIEKAVAKLSKCHERHIRAYDPKQGQDNARRLTGKHETSSINDFSAGVANRGCSIRIPRGVNDDGKGYFEDRRPSSNCDPYSVVEAILRTICLDE; translated from the exons ATGCATTCCGC TATGTCCGCTAGGATCCTGGAGGACTCGCCCAACGCGCGCATCAACAAGACGATCCTCGATCGCTATCTTTCACTGCCGCTGCAGGAGAACATCGTTCAGGCCACCTACGTGTGGATCGATGGCACCGGCGAGGATTTGCGCTGCAAGGATCGCACCCTCGACTTCATTCCCCAGAGTCCCAAGG AGCTACCCGTTTGGAACTACGATGGAAGCTCGTGCTACCAGGCCGAGGGATCCAACTCGGACACCTACCTGTATCCGGTGGCCATCTACAAGGACCCGTTCCGGCGCGGCAACAACATCCTGGTGATGTGCGACACCTACAAGTTCGACGGCACCCCCACGGACACCAACAAGCGCAAGACCTGCCTGGAGGTGGCCAACAAGTGCGCCGCAGAGGAGCCCTGGTTCGGTATTGAGCAGGAGTACACCTTCCTCGACTTTGATGGCCATCCATTGGGCTGGCCCAAGAACGGTTTCCCCGGACCCCAGGGACCCTACTATTGCGGCGTTGGTGCCAACAAG GTCTACGCCCGCGACATTGTGGATGCCCACTATCGCGCCTGTCTGTACGCCGGCATCAAGGTGTCCGGCACCAATGCCGAGGTGATGCCCGCCCAGTGGGAGTTCCAGGTGGGACCCTGCGAGGGCATCTCCATTGGTGATGATCTCTGGATGGCCCGTTTCCTCTTGCATCGCATCTCCGAGGAGTTTGGC ATTGTGTCCACTCTGGATCCCAAGCCGATGCCTGGCGATTGGAACGGTGCTGGTGCCCACACCAATGTGTCGACGAAGGCAATGCGCGAAGATGGCGGCATTCGGGACATTGAGAAGGCGGTGGCCAAGCTGTCCAAGTGCCACGAGAGGCACATTCGCGCCTACGATCCCAAGCAGGGACAGGACAATGCCCGTCGTCTGACCGGAAAGCACGAGACGAGCTCCATCAACGATTTCAGTGCCGGCGTGGCCAATCGCGGATGCAGCATACGCATTCCTCGCGGCGTCAATGATGATGGCAAGGGCTATTTCGAGGATCGCCGCCCCAGCTCCAACTGCGATCCCTACTCCGTGGTGGAGGCCATCTTGCGCACCATCTGCCTGGACGAATAG
- the CG15196 gene encoding uncharacterized protein, isoform C encodes MAHTIKLDWIRRILNLCGSRQCRLMHDDAEARIRTQSPWRHLMRLTRNNSSSTSGGNEPRRQDPNKPKPNSKQISYTERQTPFRINTHPNVGMHPLVRERDKRTKRHKRRLPFEKSATLRLHNAQRREEQLARTMLSQDCSGPHSSSHTAIPLKILQMTQRDRMMSSQLVIDAMRTRNMERMVRKSEARMLNERVKKLLEKQKESKLEGKKQQSDDDSTVPDPKIMGPEQRPLEVQAVVQLLKKAISLVHFGHENPPKVVKDVRISRMQTKLDIDGLHPCGSSIDSFANTDSPQSSKAYHMRIRCTKSPISEIQIKSNSQQIAVSLMKEEQRRLDRLRAEKVQLIGCNDSTKLGFINRNEGDGRSANSTNPATSSKPTDLNMNSLIVDPKSFLTKVLDKKEVLSVDQVNNNNFVENPDVFSKALKRKPATKSNRGPAKHLPQ; translated from the exons ATGGCCCATACCATCAAGTTGGACTGGATTAGGAGGATCCTGAATCTTTGCGGCTCTCGACAATGTCGCCTAATGC ATGATGATGCTGAGGCGCGGATCCGCACGCAGAGTCCCTGGAGACACCTGATGCGATTGACCAGGAATAACTCGAGCAGTACTTCCGGTGGCAATGAACCCCGCAGACAGGACCCAAATAAACCGAAGCCGAATAGCAAGCAAATCTCATACACCGAACGGCAAACACCTTTTAGGATCAACACACATCCAAATG TAGGTATGCATCCTTTGGTCAGAGAGCGGGACAAAAGGACGAAGAGGCATAAGCGACGCCTTCCATTTGAAAAGTCAGCAACATTGAGGTTACACAATGCGCAGCGAAGAGAGGAGCAGCTGGCGAGGACCATGCTATCCCAGGATTGCAGTGGCCCTCACTCATCCAGCCATACCGCCATACCGCTTAAGATTCTTCAAATGACGCAAAGGGATCGTATGATGTCCTCGCAGCTGGTAATTGATGCGATGAGGACCAGGAATATGGAGAGAATGGTGCGCAAATCGGAGGCCAGGATGTTGAACGAGCGGGTCAAGAAGCTCCTGGAGAAACAGAAAGAATCAAAGTTAGAAGGGAAGAAGCAGCAGTCGGATGATGACTCCACTGTTCCCGATCCAAAGATCATGGGGCCGGAACAGCGGCCACTGGAGGTCCAGGCGGTGGTGCAATTGCTAAAGAAGGCCATTTCCCTGGTCCATTTCGGTCACGAGAATCCCCCGAAGGTGGTGAAGGATGTAAGGATCTCCAGGATGCAGACCAAACTGGACATAGATGGCCTGCATCCTTGCGGCAGCTCCATTGATTCCTTTGCCAACACTGACAGCCCGCAGTCATCCAAAGCCTATCACATGCGCATTCGCTGCACCAAGAGTCCAATATCGGAAATCCAAATCAAATCCAACTCTCAGCAAATAGCCGTCAGTCTGATGAAGGAGGAGCAGAGGCGCCTGGATCGATTGAGAGCGGAAAAGGTGCAATTAATCGGGTGTAACGATAGCACAAAACTGGGTTTCATAAACAGGAATGAAGGTGATGGCAGGTCGGCAAACTCCACAAATCCTGCCACTTCATCCAAGCCAACAGATTTGAACATGAACTCCTTAATTGTCGATCCCAAATCTTTTCTCACAAAGGTGCTCGATAAGAAGGAAGTTCTGTCGGTTGATCaggttaataataataatttcgtAGAAAATCCAGATGTCTTCTCAAAGGCACTGAAAAGGAAACCAGCGACCAAGTCCAATAGAGGACCTGCTAAACACTTGCCACAATGA
- the Gs2 gene encoding glutamine synthetase 2, isoform B produces the protein MHSAILEDSPNARINKTILDRYLSLPLQENIVQATYVWIDGTGEDLRCKDRTLDFIPQSPKELPVWNYDGSSCYQAEGSNSDTYLYPVAIYKDPFRRGNNILVMCDTYKFDGTPTDTNKRKTCLEVANKCAAEEPWFGIEQEYTFLDFDGHPLGWPKNGFPGPQGPYYCGVGANKVYARDIVDAHYRACLYAGIKVSGTNAEVMPAQWEFQVGPCEGISIGDDLWMARFLLHRISEEFGIVSTLDPKPMPGDWNGAGAHTNVSTKAMREDGGIRDIEKAVAKLSKCHERHIRAYDPKQGQDNARRLTGKHETSSINDFSAGVANRGCSIRIPRGVNDDGKGYFEDRRPSSNCDPYSVVEAILRTICLDE, from the exons ATGCATTCCGC GATCCTGGAGGACTCGCCCAACGCGCGCATCAACAAGACGATCCTCGATCGCTATCTTTCACTGCCGCTGCAGGAGAACATCGTTCAGGCCACCTACGTGTGGATCGATGGCACCGGCGAGGATTTGCGCTGCAAGGATCGCACCCTCGACTTCATTCCCCAGAGTCCCAAGG AGCTACCCGTTTGGAACTACGATGGAAGCTCGTGCTACCAGGCCGAGGGATCCAACTCGGACACCTACCTGTATCCGGTGGCCATCTACAAGGACCCGTTCCGGCGCGGCAACAACATCCTGGTGATGTGCGACACCTACAAGTTCGACGGCACCCCCACGGACACCAACAAGCGCAAGACCTGCCTGGAGGTGGCCAACAAGTGCGCCGCAGAGGAGCCCTGGTTCGGTATTGAGCAGGAGTACACCTTCCTCGACTTTGATGGCCATCCATTGGGCTGGCCCAAGAACGGTTTCCCCGGACCCCAGGGACCCTACTATTGCGGCGTTGGTGCCAACAAG GTCTACGCCCGCGACATTGTGGATGCCCACTATCGCGCCTGTCTGTACGCCGGCATCAAGGTGTCCGGCACCAATGCCGAGGTGATGCCCGCCCAGTGGGAGTTCCAGGTGGGACCCTGCGAGGGCATCTCCATTGGTGATGATCTCTGGATGGCCCGTTTCCTCTTGCATCGCATCTCCGAGGAGTTTGGC ATTGTGTCCACTCTGGATCCCAAGCCGATGCCTGGCGATTGGAACGGTGCTGGTGCCCACACCAATGTGTCGACGAAGGCAATGCGCGAAGATGGCGGCATTCGGGACATTGAGAAGGCGGTGGCCAAGCTGTCCAAGTGCCACGAGAGGCACATTCGCGCCTACGATCCCAAGCAGGGACAGGACAATGCCCGTCGTCTGACCGGAAAGCACGAGACGAGCTCCATCAACGATTTCAGTGCCGGCGTGGCCAATCGCGGATGCAGCATACGCATTCCTCGCGGCGTCAATGATGATGGCAAGGGCTATTTCGAGGATCGCCGCCCCAGCTCCAACTGCGATCCCTACTCCGTGGTGGAGGCCATCTTGCGCACCATCTGCCTGGACGAATAG
- the Gr10a gene encoding gustatory receptor 10a: MTSPDERKSFWERHEFKFYRYGHVYALIYGQVVIDYVPQRALKRGVKVLLIAYGHLFSMLLIVVLPGYFCYHFRTLTDTLDRRLQLLFYVSFTNTAIKYATVIVTYVANTVHFEAINQRCTMQRTHLEFEFKNAPQEPKRPFEFFMYFKFCLINLMMMIQVCGIFAQYGEVGKGSVSQVRVHFAIYAFVLWNYTENMADYCYFINGSVLKYYRQFNLQLGSLRDEMDGLRPGGMLLHHCCELSDRLEELRRRCREIHDLQRESFRMHQFQLIGLMLSTLINNLTNFYTLFHMLAKQSLEEVSYPVVVGSVYATGFYIDTYIVALINEHIKLELEAVALTMRRFAEPREMDERLTREIEHLSLELLNYQPPMLCGLLHLDRRLVYLIAVTAFSYFITLVQFDLYLRKKS, translated from the exons ATGACATCGCCGGATGAGCGTAAGAGTTTCTGGGAGCGACATGAGTTCAAATTCTATCGGTATGGACATGTGTACGCCCTGATCTATGGACAAGTGGTGATCGATTATGTGCCCCAAAGGGCGCTGAAACGTGGCGTTAAGGTCCTCCTGATTGCATATGGTCACCTATTCAGCATGCTTTTGATTGTGGTATTGCCCGGATATTTCTGCTACCACTTTCGCACCTTAACTGATACCCTGGATCGGCGTTTGCAATTGCTATTCTATGTGAGTTTCACCAATACGGCCATTAAATATGCCACCGTAATTGTGACCTATGTTGCTAATACCGTGCACTTTGAGGCCATCAATCAGAGGTGCACCATGCAGAGGACGCATCTGGAGTTCGAGTTCAAGAACGCTCCACAGGAGCCCAAACGACCATTTGAGTTCTTCATGTACTTCAAGTTCTGCCTGATCAATCTAATGATGATGATCCAGGTGTGTGGCATATTTGCACAGTACGGTGAAGTTGGTAAGGGTTCAGTTAGCCAGGTGCGAGTCCACTTTGCGATCTACGCCTTTGTGCTGTGGAACTACACGGAGAACATGGCGGACTACTGCTACTTTATCAATGGATCGGTGCTCAAGTACTACAGGCAGTTCAATCTTCAGTTGGGATCGCTCAGGGATGAGATGGATGGTCTGAGACCCGGTGGCATGCTGCTCCATCACTGCTGTGAGCTGAGCGATCGCCTGGAGGAGCTGAGACGGCGGTGCCGGGAGATCCACGATCTGCAGCGCGAGAGCTTTCGGATGCATCAGTTCCAGCTGATCGGACTCATGCTGAGCACGCTCATCAACAACTTGACCAACTTCTACACCCTGTTCCACATGCTGGCCAAACAGTCGCTAGAGGAGGTCAGCTATCCGGTGGTTGTGGGTTCGGTCTACGCCACTGGGTTCTACATAGACACCTATATTGTGGCCTTGATCAATGAGCACATcaagctggagctggaggcGGTGGCTCTGACCATGCGGAGATTCGCAGAGCCACGGGAAATGGATGAGCGGCTGACCAGGGAG ATAGAACACCTTTCGCTGGAGCTGCTCAACTACCAACCGCCCATGCTGTGTGGACTTTTGCACCTGGATCGTCGATTGGTGTACCTGATTGCTGTCACCGCCTTTTCCTACTTCATAACTCTGGTGCAGTTCGATCTCTATTTGCGCAAGAAGTCCTAG
- the Or10a gene encoding odorant receptor 10a: MSEWLRFLKRDQQLDVYFFAVPRLSLDIMGYWPGKTGDTWPWRSLIHFAILAIGVATELHAGMCFLDRQQITLALETLCPAGTSAVTLLKMFLMLRFRQDLSIMWNRLRGLLFDPNWERPEQRDIRLKHSAMAARINFWPLSAGFFTCTTYNLKPILIAMILYLQNRYEDFVWFTPFNMTMPKVLLNYPFFPLTYIFIAYTGYVTIFMFGGCDGFYFEFCAHLSALFEVLQAEIESMFRPYTDHLELSPVQLYILEQKMRSVIIRHNAIIDLTRFFRDRYTIITLAHFVSAAMVIGFSMVNLLTLGNNGLGAMLYVAYTVAALSQLLVYCYGGTLVAESSTGLCRAMFSCPWQLFKPKQRRLVQLLILRSQRPVSMAVPFFSPSLATFAAILQTSGSIIALVKSFQ; the protein is encoded by the exons ATGTCCGAGTGGTTACGCTTTCTGAAACGCGATCAACAGCTGGATGTGTACTTTTTTGCAGTGCCCCGCTTGAGTTTAGACATAATGGGCTATTGGCCGGGCAAAACTGGTGATACATGGCCCTGGAGATCCCTGATTCACTTCGCAATCCTGGCCATTGGCGTGGCCACCGAACTGCATGCTGGCATGTGTTTTCTAGACCGACAGCAGATTACCTTGGCACTGGAGACCCTCTGTCCAGCTGGCACATCGGCGGTCACGCTGCTCAAGATGTTCCTAATGCTGCGCTTTCGTCAGGATCTCTCCATTATGTGGAACCGCCTGAGGGGCCTGCTCTTCGATCCCAACTGGGAGCGACCCGAGCAGCGGGACATCCGGCTAAAGCACTCGGCCATGGCGGCTCGCATCAATTTCTGGCCCCTGTCAGCCGGATTCTTCACATGCACCACCTACAACCTAAAGCCGATACTGATCGCAATGATATTGTATCTCCAGAATCGTTACGAGGACTTCGTTTGGTTTACACCCTTCAATATGAC TATGCCCAAAGTTCTGCTAAACTATCCATTTTTTCCCCTGACCTACATATTTATTGCCTATACGGGCTATGTGACCATCTTTATGTTCGGCGGCTGTGATGGTTTTTATTTCGAGTTCTGTGCCCACCTATCAGCTCTTTTCGAAGTGCTCCAGGCGGAGATAGAATCAATGTTTAGACCCTACACTG ATCACTTGGAACTGTCGCCAGTGCAGCTTTACATTTTAGAGCAAAAGATGCGATCAGTAATCATTAGGCACAATGCCATCATCGATTTGACCAGATTTTTTCGTGATCGCTATACCATTATTACCCTGGCCCATTTTGTGTCCGCCGCCATGGTGATTGGATTCAGCATGGTTAATCTCCTGACATTGGGCAATAATGGTCTGGGCGCAATGCTCTATGTGGCCTACACGGTTGCCGCTTTGAGCCAACTGCTGGTTTATTGCTATGGCGGAACTCTGGTGGCCGAAAGT AGCACTGGTCTGTGCCGAGCCATGTTCTCCTGTCCGTGGCAGCTTTTTAAGCCTAAACAACGTCGACTCGTTCAGCTTTTGATTCTCAGATCGCAGCGTCCTGTTTCCATGGCAGTGCCATTCTTTTCGCCATCGTTGGCTACCTTTGCTGCG ATTCTTCAAACTTCGGGTTCCATAATTGCGCTGGTTAAGTCCTTTCAGTAA
- the Gs2 gene encoding glutamine synthetase 2, isoform F produces MSARILEDSPNARINKTILDRYLSLPLQENIVQATYVWIDGTGEDLRCKDRTLDFIPQSPKELPVWNYDGSSCYQAEGSNSDTYLYPVAIYKDPFRRGNNILVMCDTYKFDGTPTDTNKRKTCLEVANKCAAEEPWFGIEQEYTFLDFDGHPLGWPKNGFPGPQGPYYCGVGANKVYARDIVDAHYRACLYAGIKVSGTNAEVMPAQWEFQVGPCEGISIGDDLWMARFLLHRISEEFGIVSTLDPKPMPGDWNGAGAHTNVSTKAMREDGGIRDIEKAVAKLSKCHERHIRAYDPKQGQDNARRLTGKHETSSINDFSAGVANRGCSIRIPRGVNDDGKGYFEDRRPSSNCDPYSVVEAILRTICLDE; encoded by the exons ATGTCCGCTAGGATCCTGGAGGACTCGCCCAACGCGCGCATCAACAAGACGATCCTCGATCGCTATCTTTCACTGCCGCTGCAGGAGAACATCGTTCAGGCCACCTACGTGTGGATCGATGGCACCGGCGAGGATTTGCGCTGCAAGGATCGCACCCTCGACTTCATTCCCCAGAGTCCCAAGG AGCTACCCGTTTGGAACTACGATGGAAGCTCGTGCTACCAGGCCGAGGGATCCAACTCGGACACCTACCTGTATCCGGTGGCCATCTACAAGGACCCGTTCCGGCGCGGCAACAACATCCTGGTGATGTGCGACACCTACAAGTTCGACGGCACCCCCACGGACACCAACAAGCGCAAGACCTGCCTGGAGGTGGCCAACAAGTGCGCCGCAGAGGAGCCCTGGTTCGGTATTGAGCAGGAGTACACCTTCCTCGACTTTGATGGCCATCCATTGGGCTGGCCCAAGAACGGTTTCCCCGGACCCCAGGGACCCTACTATTGCGGCGTTGGTGCCAACAAG GTCTACGCCCGCGACATTGTGGATGCCCACTATCGCGCCTGTCTGTACGCCGGCATCAAGGTGTCCGGCACCAATGCCGAGGTGATGCCCGCCCAGTGGGAGTTCCAGGTGGGACCCTGCGAGGGCATCTCCATTGGTGATGATCTCTGGATGGCCCGTTTCCTCTTGCATCGCATCTCCGAGGAGTTTGGC ATTGTGTCCACTCTGGATCCCAAGCCGATGCCTGGCGATTGGAACGGTGCTGGTGCCCACACCAATGTGTCGACGAAGGCAATGCGCGAAGATGGCGGCATTCGGGACATTGAGAAGGCGGTGGCCAAGCTGTCCAAGTGCCACGAGAGGCACATTCGCGCCTACGATCCCAAGCAGGGACAGGACAATGCCCGTCGTCTGACCGGAAAGCACGAGACGAGCTCCATCAACGATTTCAGTGCCGGCGTGGCCAATCGCGGATGCAGCATACGCATTCCTCGCGGCGTCAATGATGATGGCAAGGGCTATTTCGAGGATCGCCGCCCCAGCTCCAACTGCGATCCCTACTCCGTGGTGGAGGCCATCTTGCGCACCATCTGCCTGGACGAATAG
- the Gr10b gene encoding gustatory receptor 10b, which produces MRVGKLCRLALRFWMGLILVLGFSSHYYNPTRRRLVYSRILQTYDWLLMVINLGAFYLYYRYAMTYFLEGMFRRQGFVNQVSTCNVFQQLLMAVTGTWLHFLFERHVCQTYNELSRILKHDLKLKEHSRFYCLAFLAKVYNFFHNFNFALSAIMHWGLRPFNVWDLLANLYFVYNSLARDAILVAYVLLLLNLSEALRLNGQQEHDTYSDLMKQLRRRERLLRIGRRVHRMFAWLVAIALIYLVFFNTATIYLGYTMFIQKHDALGLRGRGLKMLLTVVSFLVILWDVVLLQVICEKLLAEENKICDCPEDVASSRTTYRQWEMSALRRAITRSSPENNVLGMFRMDMRCAFALISCSLSYGIIIIQIGYIPG; this is translated from the exons ATGCGAGTGGGCAAGTTGTGCCGCCTGGCTTTGCGCTTCTGGATGGGATTGATTCTGGTCCTGGGTTTCTCCAGCCACTACTACAATCCCACTCGGCGGCGTTTGGTTTACTCGAGAATTTTGCAGACATACGACTGGCTGTTAATGGTCATCAACTTGGGTGCTTTTTACCTCTACTATAGATACGCCATGACGTATTTTCTGGAGGGCATGTTTAGGCGGCAAGGATTCGTAAATCAG GTGTCCACATGCAACGTATTCCAGCAGCTACTGATGGCAGTGACGGGCACATGGTTGCACTTTCTATTTGAACGGCACGTGTGTCAGACGTACAACGAGTTGTCCAGAATTTTGAAGCATGACCTGAAGCTCAAGGAGCACAGTCGCTTCTACTGCCTGGCCTTTCTGGCCAAAGTCTACAATTTTTTCCACAACTTCAACTTTGCCCTAAGTGCCATCATGCATTGGGGCCTGCGACCCTTCAATGTTTGGGACTTACTGGCCAATCTGTACTTTGTCTACAACTCACTGGCTAGGGATGCCATTCTGGTGGCCTATGTTCTGTTGCTGCTCAACCTGTCGGAGGCACTGCGTCTGAATGGCCAGCAGGAGCACGACACCTACAGCGACCTCATGAAGCAGCTGCGCAGACGGGAGCGATTGCTGAGGATTGGAAGGCGAGTGCATCGCATGTTCGCCTGGCTGGTGGCCATAGCCTTAATATATCTGGTGTTTTTCAACACGGCCACCATTTACCTGGGCTACACCATGTTCATTCAGAAGCACGACGCCTTGGGCCTGCGTGGCCGAGGCTTGAAGATGCTGCTCACGGTCGTCTCCTTTTTGGTCATCCTATGGGACGTCGTGCTACTGCAGGTCATCTGTGAAAAGCTTTTGGCCgaggaaaacaaaatttgcGACTGTCCAGAGGATGTGGCCTCTTCCAGGACGACTTACAGACAG TGGGAAATGTCCGCTTTAAGACGAGCTATTACACGATCATCGCCGGAAAACAATGTTTTGGGCATGTTTCGAATGGATATGCGATGCGCATTCGCTTTGATCAGCTGCAGTTTGTCCTATGGCATTATAATCATTCAGATTGGATATATACCAGGCTAA
- the Gs2 gene encoding glutamine synthetase 2, isoform A — MCDTYKFDGTPTDTNKRKTCLEVANKCAAEEPWFGIEQEYTFLDFDGHPLGWPKNGFPGPQGPYYCGVGANKVYARDIVDAHYRACLYAGIKVSGTNAEVMPAQWEFQVGPCEGISIGDDLWMARFLLHRISEEFGIVSTLDPKPMPGDWNGAGAHTNVSTKAMREDGGIRDIEKAVAKLSKCHERHIRAYDPKQGQDNARRLTGKHETSSINDFSAGVANRGCSIRIPRGVNDDGKGYFEDRRPSSNCDPYSVVEAILRTICLDE; from the exons ATGTGCGACACCTACAAGTTCGACGGCACCCCCACGGACACCAACAAGCGCAAGACCTGCCTGGAGGTGGCCAACAAGTGCGCCGCAGAGGAGCCCTGGTTCGGTATTGAGCAGGAGTACACCTTCCTCGACTTTGATGGCCATCCATTGGGCTGGCCCAAGAACGGTTTCCCCGGACCCCAGGGACCCTACTATTGCGGCGTTGGTGCCAACAAG GTCTACGCCCGCGACATTGTGGATGCCCACTATCGCGCCTGTCTGTACGCCGGCATCAAGGTGTCCGGCACCAATGCCGAGGTGATGCCCGCCCAGTGGGAGTTCCAGGTGGGACCCTGCGAGGGCATCTCCATTGGTGATGATCTCTGGATGGCCCGTTTCCTCTTGCATCGCATCTCCGAGGAGTTTGGC ATTGTGTCCACTCTGGATCCCAAGCCGATGCCTGGCGATTGGAACGGTGCTGGTGCCCACACCAATGTGTCGACGAAGGCAATGCGCGAAGATGGCGGCATTCGGGACATTGAGAAGGCGGTGGCCAAGCTGTCCAAGTGCCACGAGAGGCACATTCGCGCCTACGATCCCAAGCAGGGACAGGACAATGCCCGTCGTCTGACCGGAAAGCACGAGACGAGCTCCATCAACGATTTCAGTGCCGGCGTGGCCAATCGCGGATGCAGCATACGCATTCCTCGCGGCGTCAATGATGATGGCAAGGGCTATTTCGAGGATCGCCGCCCCAGCTCCAACTGCGATCCCTACTCCGTGGTGGAGGCCATCTTGCGCACCATCTGCCTGGACGAATAG
- the CG15196 gene encoding uncharacterized protein, isoform B, giving the protein MAHTIKLDWIRRILNLCGSRQCRLMHDDAEARIRTQSPWRHLMRLTRNNSSSTSGGNEPRRQDPNKPKPNSKQISYTERQTPFRINTHPNAYLVGMHPLVRERDKRTKRHKRRLPFEKSATLRLHNAQRREEQLARTMLSQDCSGPHSSSHTAIPLKILQMTQRDRMMSSQLVIDAMRTRNMERMVRKSEARMLNERVKKLLEKQKESKLEGKKQQSDDDSTVPDPKIMGPEQRPLEVQAVVQLLKKAISLVHFGHENPPKVVKDVRISRMQTKLDIDGLHPCGSSIDSFANTDSPQSSKAYHMRIRCTKSPISEIQIKSNSQQIAVSLMKEEQRRLDRLRAEKVQLIGCNDSTKLGFINRNEGDGRSANSTNPATSSKPTDLNMNSLIVDPKSFLTKVLDKKEVLSVDQVNNNNFVENPDVFSKALKRKPATKSNRGPAKHLPQ; this is encoded by the exons ATGGCCCATACCATCAAGTTGGACTGGATTAGGAGGATCCTGAATCTTTGCGGCTCTCGACAATGTCGCCTAATGC ATGATGATGCTGAGGCGCGGATCCGCACGCAGAGTCCCTGGAGACACCTGATGCGATTGACCAGGAATAACTCGAGCAGTACTTCCGGTGGCAATGAACCCCGCAGACAGGACCCAAATAAACCGAAGCCGAATAGCAAGCAAATCTCATACACCGAACGGCAAACACCTTTTAGGATCAACACACATCCAAATG CTTACCTAGTAGGTATGCATCCTTTGGTCAGAGAGCGGGACAAAAGGACGAAGAGGCATAAGCGACGCCTTCCATTTGAAAAGTCAGCAACATTGAGGTTACACAATGCGCAGCGAAGAGAGGAGCAGCTGGCGAGGACCATGCTATCCCAGGATTGCAGTGGCCCTCACTCATCCAGCCATACCGCCATACCGCTTAAGATTCTTCAAATGACGCAAAGGGATCGTATGATGTCCTCGCAGCTGGTAATTGATGCGATGAGGACCAGGAATATGGAGAGAATGGTGCGCAAATCGGAGGCCAGGATGTTGAACGAGCGGGTCAAGAAGCTCCTGGAGAAACAGAAAGAATCAAAGTTAGAAGGGAAGAAGCAGCAGTCGGATGATGACTCCACTGTTCCCGATCCAAAGATCATGGGGCCGGAACAGCGGCCACTGGAGGTCCAGGCGGTGGTGCAATTGCTAAAGAAGGCCATTTCCCTGGTCCATTTCGGTCACGAGAATCCCCCGAAGGTGGTGAAGGATGTAAGGATCTCCAGGATGCAGACCAAACTGGACATAGATGGCCTGCATCCTTGCGGCAGCTCCATTGATTCCTTTGCCAACACTGACAGCCCGCAGTCATCCAAAGCCTATCACATGCGCATTCGCTGCACCAAGAGTCCAATATCGGAAATCCAAATCAAATCCAACTCTCAGCAAATAGCCGTCAGTCTGATGAAGGAGGAGCAGAGGCGCCTGGATCGATTGAGAGCGGAAAAGGTGCAATTAATCGGGTGTAACGATAGCACAAAACTGGGTTTCATAAACAGGAATGAAGGTGATGGCAGGTCGGCAAACTCCACAAATCCTGCCACTTCATCCAAGCCAACAGATTTGAACATGAACTCCTTAATTGTCGATCCCAAATCTTTTCTCACAAAGGTGCTCGATAAGAAGGAAGTTCTGTCGGTTGATCaggttaataataataatttcgtAGAAAATCCAGATGTCTTCTCAAAGGCACTGAAAAGGAAACCAGCGACCAAGTCCAATAGAGGACCTGCTAAACACTTGCCACAATGA